In Rutidosis leptorrhynchoides isolate AG116_Rl617_1_P2 chromosome 2, CSIRO_AGI_Rlap_v1, whole genome shotgun sequence, one genomic interval encodes:
- the LOC139890961 gene encoding NADH dehydrogenase [ubiquinone] iron-sulfur protein 8, mitochondrial-like — MAGILARKSISAFRYRLLAVAGQALQGPNIFGTVSGARTFATKHSFSTDKDDKEREELAREVSKDWSSVFERSINTLFLTELVRGLSLTLKYFFEPKVTINYPFEKGPLSPRFRGEHALRRYATGEERCIACKLCEAICPAQAITIEAEEREDGSRRTTRYDIDMTKCIYCGFCQEACPVDAIVEGPNFEFATETHEELLYDKEKLLENGDRWETEIAENLRSESLYR, encoded by the exons ATGGCCGGAATCTTAGCTCGCAAATCCATCTCTGCTTTTCGCTATCGCCTGCTC GCAGTAGCAGGACAAGCATTGCAGGGTCCTAATATCTTTGGGACAGTTTCCGGTGCACGAACGTTTGCAACTAAGCACTCGTTTTCCACTGATAAAG ATGATAAAGAAAGAGAGGAGCTTGCAAGGGAGGTCTCAAAAGACTGGAGTTCCG TGTTTGAGCGGAGCATTAATACACTGTTTCTGACTGAACTTGTTCGAGGTTTGTCTCTAACGCTCAAATATTTCTTTGAGCCGAAAGTTACT ATCAATTATCCATTTGAGAAAGGTCCTTTGAGCCCTCGTTTTCGAGGAGAACATGCGCTGCGACGTTATGCAACCGGAGAAGAGCGTTGTATTGCCTGTAAACTTTGTGAAGCT ATATGCCCAGCTCAAGCAATCACTATTGAGGCTGAAGAACGAGAAGATGGGAGCCGTAGAACAACTAG GTATGATATCGACATGACAAAGTGTATATACTGTGGATTTTGCCAAGAAGCATGCCCCGTTGATGCAATTGTTGAAGGACCCAACTTTGAGTTTGCTACCGAGACTCATGAG GAGCTTCTATATGACAAGGAGAAATTGCTTGAAAACGGGGACAGGTGGGAAACTGAGATTGCCGAGAATCTTAGATCCGAGAGCTTGTATCGGTAG
- the LOC139890960 gene encoding 3-ketoacyl-CoA synthase 4-like, protein MMNHFLTLFLLPLLVVTAIQIWQLNIINLYLLLEPNLILVIALSNVTVLGFIIYIMTRPRPVYLVDFACYRPPDNQKVTRDQVAVLAKLYGGFTDSSFEFTKMIIGRSGLGDETYAPEVMLRTPPEPSESAAREEAEREMFGALDILFKNTKVNPKDIGVLVVNCSLFHPIPSLSSMIVNKYKLRGNIKTFNLGGMGCSAGVIAIDLVKDMLQAHGNTYGVVVSMENMVEEWYKGNKKSMLIPNCLFRVGCSALMLSNKHSDKNRAKYKLLHVVRTHKASDDAAFNCVKREKDNDGIYGVSLSRDLMKVAGNALKENITTLAPLVLPLSEKLLYVANLAERKIWNSKTKRYIPDFKKAFDHFCIHAGGKAVIDELEKNLHLTKENVEPSRMALYRFGNTSASSLWYELSYIEAKGRVKKGNRVWQIAFGSGFKCNSVVWEAVRAVKQSAGNPWEDCIHRFPVEV, encoded by the coding sequence ATGATGaaccattttctcacacttttcCTACTTCCTCTTTTAGTTGTAACAGCTATCCAAATTTGGCAGTTAAATATCATCAACCTTTACCTTTTGTTAGAACCCAACCTCATCTTAGTCATTGCATTATCCAATGTTACTGTACTTGGATTCATTATATACATAATGACCCGACCCCGACCCGTTTACCTTGTCGATTTTGCCTGTTATCGCCCTCCAGACAACCAAAAAGTCACACGAGATCAAGTTGCAGTACTTGCAAAACTATATGGTGGTTTCACTGATTCATCATTTGAATTTACAAAGATGATAATTGGTCGCTCAGGTCTTGGAGATGAAACTTATGCACCAGAGGTGATGTTACGGACCCCACCAGAACCGTCAGAATCTGCCGCACGAGAAGAAGCAGAACGCGAGATGTTTGGAGCACTTGACATTTTATTCAAAAACACCAAAGTTAATCCAAAAGACATTGGAGTTTTAGTTGTAAATTGCAGTCTTTTTCACCCTATTCCGTCTTTATCTTCGATGATTGTGAACAAGTATAAACTCCGGGGGAACATTAAAACGTTTAATCTCGGAGGTATGGGGTGTAGTGCTGGTGTAATCGCTATCGATTTGGTGAAAGACATGCTTCAAGCACATGGCAACACTTATGGTGTTGTTGTAAGTATGGAAAACATGGTTGAAGAATGGTATAAAGGGAACAAAAAATCAATGTTGATCCCTAATTGTTTATTCAGAGTAGGTTGTTCCGCGTTAATGTTATCTAACAAACATTCAGACAAAAATCGTGCAAAATACAAGCTTCTTCATGTTGTTCGAACTCATAAAGCTTCAGATGATGCTGCGTTTAACTGCGTGAAGCGAGAGAAAGATAATGATGGGATATACGGAGTTTCACTATCAAGAGACTTGATGAAAGTAGCAGGAAATGCATTAAAAGAAAACATCACAACTCTTGCCCCACTCGTGCTCCCGTTAAGCGAGAAGCTTTTGTACGTGGCTAACCTAGCCGAAAGAAAGATATGGAACTCGAAAACTAAACGATACATACCGGATTTCAAGAAGGCATTTGATCACTTTTGTATTCATGCTGGTGGAAAGGCTGTTATTGATGAATTGGAGAAGAACTTGCATTTGACTAAGGAAAACGTCGAGCCATCGAGGATGGCGTTATATCGATTTGGGAACACGTCAGCAAGCTCACTTTGGTATGAGTTGTCTTATATTGAGGCTAAAGGGCGTGTTAAAAAAGGTAATCGTGTTTGGCAGATAGCTTTTGGGAGCGGGTTCAAATGTAACAGCGTTGTGTGGGAAGCCGTAAGGGCGGTGAAGCAGTCAGCCGGTAACCCATGGGAAGATTGCATTCATAGATTTCCAGTTGAAGTTTGA